Proteins encoded by one window of Chondromyces crocatus:
- a CDS encoding ABC transporter permease → MRLRTPSGMRLVNLLLGGWTGLVFLFLYLPIVLLIAYSFNASRLAIVWEGFTFRWYQDLWGQLVAHLADERRSPLIESMGNSLIIASVTTMLAVVLGTAGGWLLHRYRFPALRTISTLIFIPMIIPEIIMGISLLIFFKTVELELGFVTVIISHVTFCFPFVLVAVQARLAGLDPSLEEAAMDLGATPLKAFYHVMVPYLLPAIISGALMSFTLSMDELIVTYFTRGPKSETLPIKVFGMAKVGLNPILNTISTVFIMVTAMLVICAEWLKGTARRSPESS, encoded by the coding sequence ATGAGACTCCGGACGCCCTCGGGCATGAGGCTGGTGAACCTGCTGCTCGGCGGCTGGACTGGCCTGGTCTTCCTGTTTCTCTACCTGCCCATCGTCCTGCTCATCGCCTACTCGTTCAACGCTTCCCGGCTGGCGATCGTGTGGGAAGGGTTCACGTTCCGTTGGTACCAGGACCTCTGGGGACAGCTCGTGGCCCACCTCGCCGACGAGCGGCGCTCGCCGCTCATCGAGTCGATGGGCAACAGCCTGATCATCGCCAGCGTCACCACGATGCTGGCGGTGGTGCTGGGAACGGCGGGGGGGTGGTTGCTCCACCGCTACCGCTTTCCGGCCCTGCGGACGATCTCCACGCTGATCTTCATCCCGATGATCATCCCCGAGATCATCATGGGCATCAGCCTGCTCATCTTCTTCAAGACGGTGGAGCTGGAGCTGGGGTTCGTCACGGTGATCATCTCGCACGTGACGTTCTGCTTCCCGTTCGTCCTCGTGGCGGTGCAGGCGCGCCTCGCCGGGCTGGACCCGTCGCTCGAAGAGGCGGCGATGGATCTCGGGGCGACGCCGCTGAAGGCGTTCTACCACGTGATGGTGCCTTACCTTCTGCCAGCGATCATCTCGGGGGCGTTGATGTCGTTCACGCTGTCGATGGACGAGCTGATCGTGACTTATTTTACCCGTGGACCGAAGTCGGAGACCTTGCCGATCAAGGTGTTCGGCATGGCCAAGGTTGGGCTGAACCCCATCCTCAACACCATCTCCACGGTGTTCATCATGGTGACCGCGATGCTGGTGATCTGCGCGGAATGGCTCAAGGGGACGGCGCGGCGCTCCCCGGAGTCGAGCTAG
- the folE gene encoding GTP cyclohydrolase I, which translates to MRKVIDRKAAARAVEDFLRALGHEIEGDLVGTGERVADAFADDLLQGDALDPAALLRDGAIAAGAHERGLVILRDLHITTMCPHHLLPGHGTGIVAYLPGDRVAGIGAIARVVDALSRRLTLQERIGGQLVDLLVDELGARGALCKLSLTHTCLIARGERKAGTIVETLAAAGLLARPSPERELAIAALLR; encoded by the coding sequence ATGCGCAAGGTGATCGATCGCAAGGCCGCCGCGCGCGCCGTGGAGGACTTCCTCCGTGCGCTCGGCCACGAGATCGAGGGAGACCTCGTCGGCACCGGGGAGCGCGTGGCCGACGCCTTCGCCGACGACCTCCTGCAAGGGGACGCCCTCGACCCGGCCGCCCTCCTCCGCGACGGCGCCATCGCCGCCGGGGCCCACGAGCGCGGCCTGGTGATCCTGCGCGACCTGCACATCACCACGATGTGCCCTCATCACCTCCTCCCGGGTCACGGCACCGGCATCGTCGCGTACCTCCCCGGCGACCGCGTGGCCGGCATCGGCGCCATCGCCCGCGTCGTCGACGCCCTCTCCCGCCGCCTGACCCTCCAGGAGCGCATCGGAGGACAGCTCGTGGACCTCCTCGTCGATGAGCTCGGAGCCCGCGGCGCCCTCTGCAAGCTGTCGCTCACGCACACCTGCCTCATCGCGCGCGGCGAGCGCAAGGCGGGCACCATCGTGGAGACCCTGGCCGCAGCCGGCCTCCTCGCGCGCCCCTCGCCCGAGCGCGAGCTGGCCATCGCCGCCCTCCTCCGCTAG
- a CDS encoding AI-2E family transporter, which produces MAISPMDRERWLAVIFRTGLVVFFIWMTEGILIPIVLGALFALLLSRLLPHVERRLGRAKGFAPLAVTVSSLVLIVIPFVFISVEVVRSVSEFLTRDWTATFNRLQTFVTSGIDIWGHRVHIGGPQIQSVLSDVGQRTATFLAGLIAGLATSVPNFIVNLFLFLVALYYFLRDGDELQRWMLRVSPFSGPQTGELFASVRETVNGAILGLIATALVQGGLTLAALYIFSVPNAFLLGVAATLMSFLPIIGTTPVTVGSAIYLFVVGRYGAGVGMMVAAAIVGLSDNIVRPWAQSSQGSMHPLLALLGIFGGIELFGAAGIFIGPIVAAMAVWAVDTYVRMYPRHDPVKNPAARPPAPVDAPPPVGGVVPVSPPAPSSVPPSGSAPPPPDSTPPR; this is translated from the coding sequence ATGGCCATCTCACCTATGGACCGGGAACGCTGGCTTGCCGTCATTTTCCGAACGGGCCTGGTCGTCTTCTTCATCTGGATGACCGAGGGGATCCTCATCCCCATCGTCCTCGGCGCCCTCTTCGCGCTGCTCCTCTCGCGGCTGCTCCCGCACGTCGAGCGGCGCCTCGGCCGCGCCAAGGGGTTCGCGCCCCTCGCCGTCACCGTCTCCTCGCTGGTCCTCATCGTCATCCCGTTCGTCTTCATCTCCGTCGAGGTGGTGCGGTCCGTCAGCGAGTTCCTCACACGCGACTGGACGGCGACCTTCAACCGCCTCCAGACCTTCGTCACGAGCGGCATCGACATCTGGGGCCACCGCGTCCACATCGGCGGCCCGCAGATCCAGTCCGTGCTCTCGGACGTCGGACAGCGCACCGCCACGTTCCTCGCGGGCCTCATCGCCGGCCTCGCCACCAGCGTCCCCAACTTCATCGTCAACCTGTTCCTCTTCCTCGTCGCGCTCTACTACTTCCTGCGCGACGGCGACGAGCTGCAGCGCTGGATGCTCCGCGTCTCGCCCTTCTCCGGCCCCCAGACCGGCGAGCTGTTCGCCTCGGTCCGCGAGACCGTCAACGGCGCCATCCTCGGCCTCATCGCCACCGCCCTCGTGCAAGGCGGCCTGACCCTGGCTGCGCTCTACATCTTCAGCGTCCCCAACGCCTTCCTCCTCGGCGTCGCGGCCACGCTCATGTCCTTCCTCCCCATCATCGGCACCACGCCCGTCACCGTGGGGTCGGCCATCTACCTCTTCGTCGTCGGCCGCTACGGCGCTGGCGTCGGCATGATGGTCGCAGCAGCCATCGTCGGCCTCTCCGACAACATCGTCCGCCCCTGGGCCCAGAGCTCCCAGGGCAGCATGCACCCCCTGCTCGCCCTGCTCGGCATCTTCGGCGGCATCGAGCTCTTCGGCGCCGCGGGCATCTTCATCGGCCCCATCGTCGCTGCCATGGCCGTGTGGGCCGTCGACACCTACGTCCGCATGTACCCGCGGCACGACCCGGTGAAGAACCCCGCCGCACGTCCCCCTGCCCCCGTGGACGCCCCGCCTCCCGTGGGCGGCGTGGTGCCGGTCAGCCCCCCGGCGCCGAGCAGCGTCCCGCCCTCAGGCAGTGCCCCGCCTCCGCCTGACTCCACCCCCCCGCGCTGA
- a CDS encoding LON peptidase substrate-binding domain-containing protein: protein MTTPATPPTDLAAALSRLPLFPLPQVVLFPGALLPLHVFEPRYKTLVRDALATHRCLSVVLIADPNRVDEHGHPAIHHVAGVGEIIEHVELPGGRYNILVRGRARVRLAEQPFIPPYRTAQATLLEDRGGAIDPTAQAALLSTASAYAAMVRDQDQSFDLRLPPDASLGLSADLCAHYLLLDPSERQTALETLEVDARVQQVTDALALQRLSLAQASRALN from the coding sequence GTGACCACGCCGGCCACGCCTCCCACGGATCTCGCTGCGGCCCTGTCCCGGTTGCCGCTCTTCCCGCTTCCCCAGGTCGTGCTCTTCCCGGGGGCGCTCCTGCCGCTGCACGTCTTCGAGCCGCGCTACAAAACGCTGGTCCGTGACGCGCTCGCCACCCACCGCTGCCTCTCGGTCGTGCTCATCGCCGACCCGAACCGCGTCGACGAGCACGGGCACCCCGCCATCCACCACGTCGCCGGGGTCGGAGAGATCATCGAGCACGTCGAACTCCCCGGAGGCCGCTACAACATCCTCGTTCGCGGACGGGCACGGGTGCGCCTCGCCGAGCAGCCCTTCATTCCCCCCTACCGCACCGCGCAGGCCACTCTCCTCGAGGACCGAGGCGGCGCGATCGACCCCACCGCCCAGGCCGCCCTGCTCTCGACCGCCTCCGCGTACGCCGCCATGGTGCGGGACCAGGACCAGTCGTTCGATCTACGCCTCCCCCCCGACGCGAGCCTCGGCCTCTCTGCCGACCTCTGCGCCCACTACCTGCTGCTCGACCCCAGCGAGCGTCAGACCGCCCTCGAGACCCTCGAGGTCGACGCCCGCGTCCAGCAGGTGACGGACGCCCTCGCCTTGCAGCGGCTCAGCCTCGCGCAGGCCAGCCGCGCGCTCAACTGA
- a CDS encoding polyamine ABC transporter substrate-binding protein gives MKRIGGWLYLLAIAAVTLLFGCGEKKNQQAAPAGSGSAQAAAPALKELNLFAWSEYIPDEVIAGFTKETGIKVNYETYGSNEEMLSKLLAGGTKYDLIQPSEYVIEALVKQGKLEPLDHAKVPNLKNIVADVRDMPHDPGLKYSVPWMVGFVGIVVNTDKVKDPIKGFKDVFQDKYKGRIVALNDNREMVAWALMQEGIDVNQITPENLAKVRPILEKWVKLVKVFDSDSPKTAMLNGDVDLGVMWSGEGAILVNTDKKFQFVVPEEGARQYIDNLAIPKGAPNLAGAHLFIDYTLRPEVSKLISEKFPYTNPNGEARKLLSEAELKNPASYPDIKTKQTFRDIGKAASDLDKMVTDLKAASN, from the coding sequence ATGAAGCGCATCGGAGGTTGGCTGTATCTCCTGGCGATTGCCGCCGTCACGCTCCTCTTCGGGTGTGGTGAGAAGAAGAACCAGCAGGCGGCTCCCGCCGGCAGCGGGAGCGCGCAAGCCGCGGCGCCCGCGCTGAAGGAGCTGAACCTGTTCGCATGGTCCGAGTACATCCCGGACGAGGTGATCGCCGGCTTCACGAAGGAGACCGGGATCAAGGTCAACTACGAGACCTACGGGTCCAACGAGGAGATGCTCTCCAAGCTTCTCGCCGGCGGGACGAAGTACGATCTCATCCAGCCTTCGGAGTACGTGATCGAGGCGCTGGTGAAGCAGGGCAAGCTCGAGCCGCTCGACCACGCCAAGGTGCCCAACCTGAAGAACATCGTCGCCGATGTCAGGGACATGCCCCACGATCCGGGGCTGAAGTACAGCGTCCCCTGGATGGTCGGGTTCGTCGGCATCGTGGTGAACACCGACAAGGTGAAGGACCCGATCAAGGGCTTCAAGGACGTGTTCCAGGACAAGTACAAGGGCCGGATCGTCGCGCTGAACGACAACCGCGAGATGGTGGCGTGGGCGCTGATGCAGGAGGGGATCGACGTCAACCAGATCACCCCGGAGAACCTGGCCAAGGTGCGCCCCATCCTCGAGAAGTGGGTGAAGCTCGTGAAGGTGTTCGACTCCGACAGCCCGAAGACGGCGATGCTGAACGGCGACGTCGATCTCGGTGTGATGTGGAGCGGCGAGGGCGCGATCCTCGTGAACACCGACAAGAAGTTCCAGTTCGTGGTCCCCGAGGAGGGCGCGCGTCAGTACATCGACAACCTGGCGATCCCCAAGGGCGCGCCGAACCTGGCCGGGGCGCACCTGTTCATCGACTACACGCTGCGTCCCGAGGTCAGCAAGCTGATCAGCGAGAAGTTCCCCTACACGAACCCGAACGGGGAAGCGCGGAAGCTGCTCTCGGAGGCGGAGCTGAAGAACCCCGCGAGCTACCCGGACATCAAGACCAAGCAGACCTTCCGCGACATCGGCAAGGCCGCGTCGGACCTCGACAAGATGGTCACCGACCTGAAGGCCGCCTCGAACTGA